TGGCGGTATTGCCTGCGGGAAAACCGCCGTCGCCGCACTGCTGCGCGACCTCGGTGCGTACATCATCGATGCTGACAAGATAGGCCACGAAATGCTGCTCTCAACCTCGCCCGCTTTTCCTGAACTCATAGCGGCGTTCGGGCGCGGGATTCTTGACTCCGCGGGGCGCATCGACCGCAGGAAGCTCGGCCCGCTCGTTTTCGCAGACCCCGAACAGTTGCAGCAGTTGAACCGCATCGTGCATCCGCGCATCATTGAACGCATCGGCCGGCTGGCCGCGGAGCATTGCCAACAGCATCCTGGGGCCGTGGTGGTCGTTGATGCCGCGCTGATCTACGAGACCGGCATCCCCGGGCGGTTTTTGAAGACGATTGTCGCCTGGTGCCGGCCTGAACAGCAGGTCGAGCGGGTGATCGCCAAATCCGGCCTCAGCCCCGAAGACGCGGAGAAACGCATCGCCAGCCAGATGCCTGCGGATGAAAAATGCCGCCGCGCCGATTTTGTGATCGATTGCTCCGGCGGCCTCGAAGAAACGCGCCGCCAGGTCAAAGATCTGTATCCCGTGCTGCAACAACTCGTCCGAAGCGAGTGACGCGACCGGCACACGGGCAATTCTTCCCTGCTGGCAACACGCTAATCAAGTACAGCTTCCACCCGCAGTCAAAACCACCTGATTTTCTTCCCCAATCGTGATAAAACTACCTCGCTCAGTTTTTACGATCTCCGTCCAAAGGAGCGCTCTGCGATGAAAAAGAGTTCCATCGTTCTCGTTGCTTTTTTTGCCACCATTGCGGTTCTGATTGGTTTCGAGCTCCGCGCCAGCGGCCAGCAGCACAAGGAGCCGATTGGTTATGAAGACACTCCCATGCTGCCGGGAGGCAAGTGGCATGTTCATGACGGCCGCCGTCCGCATCCGCCGATCGTCACGCCGGGAAGCTTCAGCAGCCAGCAGACTCCAGACCAACCGCCCTCCGACGCTATCATTCTGTTTGACGGCAAAGATCTGTCCAAGTGGCAGTCGGCAAAGGGCGGGCCTGCCCAATGGACGGTCGAGAACGGATATTTCGAAGTAGCCCTGGGTAAGGGCGACATTGAAACCGAAGATAAATTCGGCCCCATTCAACTCCACCTCGAGTGGAGCGAGCCCAATCCTCCGCACGGAGAGAGCCAATCTCGAGGTAACAGCGGCGTCTACCTGCAGGGACAGTATGAAATCCAGGTGCTCGACAGCTACAACAACATCACCTATGCGGATGGCCAGACCGGCGCCGTCTACGGCCAGCATCCGCCGCTCGCGAATGCCTGCCGGCCGCCCGGTGAGTGGCAGACCTACGACATAGCCTTCACGCCAGCCATCTTCCAGGGCGGCGAAGTTGCGATGCCCGCTTATGTCACCGTCTTCCAGAACGGCGTGCTGGTGCAGGACCACACGGAAATCTGGGGTTCCACCGGGCATCGCATCTTCCCGCATTACAAGCCCGACGTGGGCAGCACCGGCCCGCTAATCCTCCAGGACCACCACAATCCCGTGCGCTACCGCAACATCTGGATTCGGGAAATCAAGCCCGTGGCATGAAAGGTGCGTTCAGTTGAAGGGGCAGCACAGGGTCTCGCATGACGAGACTCTGCCGTTCTTTGAGGGCGGCACAGAGCTCCCCTTCATTTCTCGGCGGGGAAGAACTCTACTTCAGTCCTTCCTGTACCACCTGGTCTGAAAAGTGTACGTAGGTGAAAACCTCCGGGATGTGCGAATCATAGTAGCCGTGCTTGTTCCACGTCCAGCCGGGGCTCACTTCCAGCCGCTCGCCTTTTCTGTTCACCTGCTGGAAGCGTGAGCAGTCAATGCGCCAGATGTCACCGTCCTTGGGCGGCAGCGAGCGGCCGTCGGCAAGCAGCTCAAGCCCTTTCCACGGAAAGGCCAGTTCCACCGTCCAGCCTTTGTCCACGTCATCGCGCCGGTTGAGCGTGCCGTCCACGTGCACGGCGTGCCTGAGGCCGGGATAATCCCAGTCGAGAAATCCGTAGCGCCAGCCGCGCGGATGAATGTGCCCGCCGATCCCCTCAATCTCCATGATTTTGTGCCGCGCTGGGTCCCAGTCCGGCTTGCCATGAAATTTTCCGCCCGGCTTCAACTGGTCTTTCCAGATCCAGAAAACTTCATAAATCGTGTTGAGCGCGTTGATCTCAAATTCATAGTAAGCATCCTGCCCGGCGATGAAGACTTCCACATCATTGTCTTCGTATATCTTTGAGTCGCGCTCGGTGAGCGTGGCCCATACGTTCGGCTCATCGGCCCTGAAACCGAAAAAGATATTCTCGTCATCCCACAGGATCGAGACGCGCGTCTCAAACCATGCCGGCTGGCCCGTCACAATGTCCACAAAAGCGCTCGAACGCGGCGCCATCGCCCACGAAGGCTCATCAAGCCTGCCATCCACCGTGATCGCCCCCGCCGCCCGATAAGCCGTATAATGCGCCAGCTTTTCTCCTGATTCACTTCCCATTCCCGTTTTCCTCCGTTGGCTGATTGACGATCCCTCGCAGCCTAGCCCATCTGCACTTGCGTCGCCTTGCTGACGCGCAAGTGCCTCACTTCCCGCACTCCATTGCAACCGAAGATTCTATCAGTTTGGCGAGTGCCGCAGAACGCCGGTCGATCCCCAATTCGGAGGAAAGCGCGTCGCACGCTACAATTCCGAAGAACTCTTCTTTCCAGCCGTGGTTTGAAGCTTTGCGGATTCCACAATCAGAGTTAAGCTGGTGCCGCTCAATGCTTGACATAAGGCGAATAAAAAGCGAATATACATCCTTTGGAAGGAGTATGACAAGTGAGAAGAAATCGAGGAGGGTGGCGGGCAAAATGAATGGACAGGAAATTTCGGCCGCTGACGGCTTGCCGGTTCGGAGCAGCGGAGTTTGGGCGGAGGAAAAGCTCTACTATCTTCGCCGATACATGGACATCTTTTCAAATGGCATGAAGAAAAAGTGGGGCGACAAGCTGTATTACGTCGACCTGTTCGCCGGTCCGGGCCGGTGCCGTGTTCGAGGATCAGATAAGGAGTTTGACGGATCCCCACTCATTGCCCTGAACGATTTTGATTTCGCGAATTATTACTTCTTTGAGTCCGAGCCGGCTTGCGTTGGCGCCCTTGATGCGAGGGCCAAGACACGAGCACCGAACAAATTGGATAAGTGGCGGATAATTCCCGGAGATTGCAACGACAAGATTGAAGAGGTGAAGCTTCCCTCGGAAGGCTTGGGAGTGGCCTTCATAGACCCCACTGGGATTTCACAAATCCCTTTCGAAACGGTCCGGAAGCTAACCGTTGACCGTAAGATCGACCTGATAATAAATTTCCCCGAAGGCATGGGAATTCGCATGAATCTCCATCAGTACACAGACACGGAGATGAACGCCTTAACCCGCTTCGTGGGCAGCGAGAGGTGGAAAACCCGCTACCCACAATCGACAACATCGTTCGACCAGGTTTGTTCAGAAATAGCAAAGGAATACTTGGCAAATCTGGAATCGTTGGGATATCGTTCGTTGGACAGTGATTGGATACCGGTACGAACAGACCAAATGCATTGATCTACTACCTGCTGTACGCTAGCAAGCATCCAAGGGGCAACGACTTCTGGCACAAAATCACTCGGATTAACCTGCACGGCCAGCGTAAGCTCTTTCCGTGAGAGTGGAGAGCATCTAATGCCCGAGCATATTTTCGAGTAGCATCGAAGGCGAGGAGGATAGCAGTGTCATTTGAATCCTCAATTGAATGGACGGACGCGACCTGGAATCCCGTTCGCGGGTGCACCAAGATCAGCCCCGGCTGCAAGCATTGCTATGCCGAGACCTTCGCGGAGCGGTTTCGGGGAGTTAAGGGGCATCCTTACGAGCAAGGCTTTGATCTTCGCCTGGTGCCGGAAAAATTGGGCGAACCGCTGCGCTGGCGCTCTCCGAAGATGGTCTTTGTGAATTCCATGAGCGACCTCTTTCAGGATGGTGTCTGCGACGAATACATTGTTGCCGTTGCCAAGGTGATGGCTCACGCCAATTGGCATACGTTTCAGGTCCTCACCAAGCGCGCCGACCGCCTCCGCGAACTTCTCTCGACAAAGCTCCGGCCTTTCGCCTCCGAACCTCACATCTGGTGGGGCGTCAGCGTCGAAAACCGTAAATACGGACTCCCGCGAATCGACCATCTTCGCTCCGCGCCGGCTGCTGTTCGCTTTCTCTCGGTCGAGCCGCTGCTCGAAGACCTTGGGCAGCTTAATCTACTGGACATCCACTGGGTGATTGTGGGTGGGGAAAGCGGCCCGGGAGCCCGCCTGATGAAAAAGGAATGGGTTTTGTCGGTCAGAGATCAGTGCCACGCAGCGCGTGTTCCGTTCTTCTTCAAGCAGTGGGGCGGAGTGAGAAAATCGGCCGCCGGGCGTCTGCTGCAAGGAAAAATCTACGATGAATTTCCTGGGAGAGTCGTACGTCCGGTTCCTGAAACTCACGAGTGCATCACCCTTGCCCGGGCGATCGAGTCTGCTTATACGGACACCTCCAGGCTCAGTCCCACTCTGCGCCGTGTGAGTATGTGAAAACACGGCACCCGGAACCTCAGCAGCTTTGCCTTTTCAGCGGCCGAATTCCGGCTGATTTTGCTTGACTTTTGTCGGCTACTATGGTAGCCTTACTGATGACGCGGAGGAGCGTGTGCAGCGCAAGCAACCATGGACAGGCCTTGTACTTGCTCTCGAACCGCCGGAAACGGTTGCAGGGAGAGTTTGGCATTAAAATTGTGGGACAAAAAAGATGTTATTTTGAAAAACAAACCGGAGAAGTTACTGAAAACAAAGGCAAATGTCCCAAAAACAAAGCGGAACAAACCGGAAAACAAAGCGGAGAAGTTGTTGAAAACACGTAGCTGCGGAAAAAACAAACCGGAAACAAACCGGAAAACAAAGCTACCGATCTCGTTGAAAACAAATCGCCTTCAAAATCCGGTGATCGCATCAAGAGGCGGACCAGAGCGCGGAAACGTCACTCCTCTGGCGCGAAATCGGGAAACTCGCCACTGGCCTTTTACTACCCTGGCCCGCTTCTAAATAGCAGGTCGCGCGCGGCTAGTTAATCCGCCGCTGACCACGCCATTCCGCGCCGTCGCAAATCGTCCAGCGCAATTTGGACTTCCTGCTGTTTGCGGTTCTGTTCCGCTTCGCCGGCATCCTCGGCCACCACAATGGGCGGAGCGATAAAGATGGCGGCGCGGCTGAAGGGATGCGGGAACTGGGTCTGGTCCCAGGTCTTGCGGAACACGTAGGCGCTTTTGAGTGCGATATGAAAGCAGAGAATGGATGCGCCGGTCGAATGCGACAAAATCACCGAGCCTCGCTTGGCCACAAACCTTGGACCGCGCGGCCCGTCGATGGTGAACGCCGCATCGCGCCCCGAGCGCAGGCAGTGCGCCATCTCCGCCAGCGCGCGACCGGCGCCCCGGCTGCTCGATCCGCGCGACGCTCCGTAGCCGTGCATCCCGATGATGCGCGCGATGTATTCACCGTCAAAATTCTGGCTGGTCATCACCACGATGCCGCGCCGCCGCCAGAACCAGCAGGCGGAGAATATCTCGCGGTGCCAGAAAGTGTAGATGATGCCCTTCCCTGCGCGCTTCGCCGCTTCCCAGTGTTCCCAGCCCTCGACGTGCCAGCGCAGCGTGCGGCCAATCAGCAGGACTGCAAGAAAACCAACCCAGCTTGCGATAAAGATTTCAAATCGTTGCCAGCGGGTGAACTCGCGGGGATTTTCCGCGAGATCTCCCTGCTCGCGGGCTTCGCTCCCTTCCGCGCCGTCCACAGCGGTTACGAATTTCTCCGATGCATCCGCCATAGTGTCAGTACCGAATCGGCCGATTTTGCCGCGCCGGGCCCTTGCCGCTGCGCAGGCTCCAAACCTCGCTCACATTCGATCATAACGCGGGCCTCCGCCGCCTTCCGGGGCAACCCAGGTAATGATCTCATAGGGATCTGCGATGTCGCAGGTTTTGCAGTGAACGCAGTTCGAGGCGTTGATCTTCAGATGTCGCCCGGACCCGTCGGCGTTCTCTTCCATCTCGTACACCGCCGCCGGGCAGAAGTACTGACAGGGATTTCCGTATTCCTTCGTGCAGCGGTTGTTGCAGATGTTGAAATCGGCAATCTTCAGGTGGCAAGGCTGGTCTTCCTCGTGCTGCGTTCCACTGCGGTAGACGTCCGACAGCTTGTCGGACGTGAGCCTGCCGTCCGGCCTGATTTTCTCAGGCCCGTTGGGCGGAAGCTGGTCCAGGCGCTTCATATGTTCGTGGTCTTTTCGAAGCGGGTGGCGCGCCTGGACGCCGCGCCCGCCCATCATCATCTGCAAGCCCGCATGCAGCACTCCGGGCCAGAATCCGTGCTCAAATCCCTGACGATAATTGCGGACCTTCCAGAGCTCATCGTGCACCCAGCTTTCGCGCCACTTTGTTTCAAACTTGCTGAGCGCGGCCTGCGAGCAGTCTTGCCGCACGAGGGCTTCGAAAATGGTCTCCGCAGCCAGCATGCCCGTCTTGATCGCCAGGTGGATTCCCTTCAGCCGCTGGGCATTCATGAAGCCTGCGGCGTCCCCGATCACCAGCGCGCCGTCGGTGGCGGTGATGGGGATCGAAAAATATCCGCCTTCGGGAATGGTTTTGGCTCCGTAGCGAAGCAACTCGCCGCCTTCGAGCAAGCTTTTCACAAAGGGGTGTGTCTTGTATTGCTGGAAGCTGTTGTGAACGTCAAAGCGCGGGTCCTCATAATCGAGCCCCGCCACCAGGCCGAGAGAAAGCACTGTCTCTTCGAGCGCGTATATGAAACCGCCGCCAAACTGCCGCGCGCGGAGCGGCCAGCCGGCAGTGTGGATCACCTGCCCGCGCCGGACGCGCCCGGCTGGGACCTGCCAGAGTTCCTTGACGCCCAGCGAGTAGGCCTGGGGATTGGCTGCACGGTCGAGTCCCGCTTCGCGGACAAGCTGCTTGGCCAGCGAGCCGCGCGGGCCTTCTGCAAACACGGTCACCTTCGCTCGCAACTCATATCCCGGCTGGAAATTCGATTTAGGATTACCGTTCCTGTCGATTCCCTTGTCATCGGTGCGGACCCCCGCCACCCGGCGGCCGTCGTAGAGGATTTCAGAACCCGCAAAGCCCGGAAACAGGCTTATCCCAGCGGCTTCAACCAGGCTTCCGAGCCATTTGGTCAGCCTGTTAAGGGAAACGATATAGTTTCCATGGTTCCGCAAGAAAGGAGGATTGACTGGCAGCTTCCACCGGCCTGAACCTGTCAGGAAATAGACGGCGTCGCCCGTCACCGGCGATTCGATGGGCGCGCCCTTCGTTTCGAATCCCGGAACCAGTTCGCGCAGTGAGCGCGGATCCAGCACTGCTCCTGAAAGGCAGTGGGCGCCAATCTCGGCCGCTTTTTCCAGGACATAGATGTTCTCCGGCGACAAGGCCGGGCCGGGAGAAGGATTGGCGTTGCGACGCTCGATCAACTGCGCCAGGCGCAAGGCGCAACTGAGTCCGGCAGGCCCCGCGCCCACAATCACGATGTCAGTTTCGAGGGTTTCCCTTTCGGTTTCAGCCATCAGCGGCGGTCCTCGAACCGCGTGGAAACACGGCGCGCCTGCCGGGCGGCGTCTCAGGTTCCCAATCAGAATTTACCATGACCATCCTCGATTGGAAGTGTCGGGAAGGGTGTGGCCAGATCCAGACGGAGCGGCCCCTGGGGGCCACACGGGCTATTGAGGCAAGGTAGCGAGCTGTTGCTTGAGGGAGTCGGCGACCACGGTGTCAGAGCCGTATTCCTGCTGGACCTGTTCATAAATCTCGCGAGCGCGCTTCGGCTGCGAAGCCCGGTAAACGTCGGCCATGGCGAGCAGCGCGGTGGCCCTGGGAACGATGGTTGTGGGATGGTCCGCAAGGTCCTGATAAATTTTGGCGGCCTCTTCCGCCTTGCCGGTCTTGCCCAGCACGCCGGCCAGCGCAAACCTGGCCTGGGAGGCGATCTCCTTGTTGGAGTTCTTGCTGGCGTTCTGCAGGGTCTTGATGGCGGTTGCGTCATTGCCCAGTTGGGACTGGCAGACGCCCATCTGGATCAGGGCATATCCTCCCGCTTTGGTGCGGGGATATTTTCTGACGACTTCAGAAAACTGTGCGAGGGCCTTTTGATATTTCGCATCGGCGGTGGGATAACTCTCTCCGGCGCCCGTCAGAGCACCCTGCTGACTGTTGCCTACATACGCATGGAAGGTGCCAATGGCGGCCTGCAATTCCGTGTTTGCAGCAGCCTCCCGTCGCGCGTAATAACTCTTGATCAACCACACCGCGCCGGCCACAACGAGCACCGCCACGGTAACGGCAATGATCTCCTTCAGGTGCTCCTCGGCAAAAATCTGGAGCGCCTCCATCTTTTCCGAGAAATCATCCTGCTTCAGTTGATGGCGCGTATATCGGTCCACGGTGGTCCCTCCGTCGCTCTAACCAACGTCATCTTATCAACTGGATTCAGAAAAGGTCAATCAGAGGCAGACTCTCGAAGCGCCGTTCGGACGCTGGGCGCAAGCAGGCGCGGCTGGACAAGCCCCACGGCAGGTCCTGCGACTTTCTCGAGGCGGAGCTCAGGAGGGGGATTTCTCGATGGCCACGCTCCCGAATTCAACTTTATAAATTTCGAGCAGAGAAACCAGAATGGTGAAAAGGAATGGTCCCAACACCAGGCCCAGAAAGCCGAAAACGCTGAGCCCGCCGATGACGCTGACGAAAACCCAAAACGTGTGAATTTCCATTCCCCGCTGGATCAGAATGGGCTTCAGAATGTTATCTACCGAGCCGATTGCGACGCCAAACACCACCAGCATCAGCAGCCCTTTTACGAACGACCCTGTCACCAGATAAAAGATGACCACCGGCCCCCAAATCAGCGCTGTTCCCACCACCGGCACCAGCGACATCAGCGCCATGGTGGCTCCCCAGAGCAGCGGCGAGGAGATTCCAAACACCAGAAATCCCAGCCCGCCCAGCGCTCCCTGGATCAGGGCGACCGCAAGGCTTCCGGTGAACGTCGCATGAACCACGCCCGTGAACTTCTGGATGATGCGCTCCTCATACTCCGGCCGGAAAGGAACCAGGCCGCGCAACTCGCGCAGGATCTGCGGTCCGCGCAGAAACAGGTAGTAGAGGCCGAAGAGCATCACAAAAAGTTGCACAAGGAAATTCATAAAGCCGGAAAGCACCGCGGCGCTGTGCTCCACCAGAAACTTGCTCGCTGCCTGGACGGCCCGCATCGCGGTAGCCCCGAGGTCGGGCTCCGGCAGGCCCAATCCCCGGAGATAGTCCTCCAGGTGTTGGTACGCGGAGGAGTTGTGGATGGCGGCAATCTTTGCCGGAACGCCGCTGCCGATCACGCTTTCCAGGGATTTGTATGCCTTTACAGACTCGCTCGCCATCAGGAACAGCAGCGACAGGACGGGAAGAATAATGGCCACCGTCAGCAGCACGCAACATACCGCGCTGGCCAGTTCCCGCCGGTGCAGAAAGCGCCGGACCCGTTCGTAAACGGGATAAAAAACGGTTGCCAGAATGGCCGCCCAGGCAAGCGCCGGGAAGAAAGGTTGGAGGATGCGTCCTACGAAGTAAAGGACGGTGCCAAGAACAACCAGGAGGAAGACTCGCGCGAAACCACTTTGCCCGGTCCACAGGCCTTTATCCATGGGCAGACTCTCCGGCTCCCAGAGCTTGTGAAAATTGTACCCCAGCCTTCGGCATCCCGAGGGCCGTGCCTATCTCCGTGATAGCGGAAACACTCGTCCCATTGCTCGAATCTGCTGTTCGGGAAGATTCAGGTTCCAACAGGTTTTATAGTGGCCACTCGGCGCACCTCGTCCGTTGTTCTGAAATATCTCAATCCGGTAAGTTGTTGACAAGAATGGTGCCGCGGGACGGAGTTGAACCGCCGACGCCAGCCTTTTCAGGGCTGCGCTCTACCACCTGAGCTACCGCGGCAAGCAAGAGACATTTTCAGATGGATTCGGAGTTCTGTCAAGAAACGGAGCGGGCCTGGCTGCGGCATCTTCAATGCTATGGGTGAACAATGGCCAAGCCCCAAGGTAACGGAAAGACGGAGACTCTCATGCGCCCGGCGGTAATGTGCTTTCGCCAAAATGTCTCTTGCATAGTTTCAGCGAAGAGGCTTCAATCCACAGATACCTTGAGTGCCAGAGCCTGGCTGGCGGCGCGCTCTGTGGAGACCGCAACAAGCGCCGTCTGCTTGACGGAAGCGGAGGCAGTGCCGACAAGCGCTCCTTGCTCCTCCCGCATAAAAACCAGCTTTGACAGGCCGGGGTCCGCATCAACCGTTATGACATCGCCCAGGCATACCTGCTTGGTGGCCATCAGGTTCGAAAGCGGGAATACCAGGTGGCGCTCGATGGCCCGCTTCAAGTGGCGGGCGCCGCTCTTGGGATCTGTACCCTCGAGCAACAGGAGGTCGCGCGCCGAGCGCGTGCACTTGAAGACAAACTGGTTGCCCGGGGCAGCGGTGATGATCCGTTCCTGCACTTTGGCCAGCTCGATATCGAGGATATCCTCCAGATGTTCCTTCCGCAGCGACCGGAAGACAATGACTTTGTCAATGCGGTTCATGAACTCAGGAGAAAACTTTCGCCGGGCGGCTTCTACTGCCACGCGATAGATCTTATGGTCCAACTCTTCATCGTCAATCCGGGAATCAGCCGAGAATCCCATTCCGCCCCGCATGAGCTTCGATACCTCCTGCGAGCCCAGGTTGGAGGTGAGAAAGATGATCGAGTGCGAAAAGTCAACGCGGCGATTGTCACCCAGTGTAAGCGTAGCCCTGTCCAGGATGCCCAGCAGCAAATGCCACAGGGCGTCCGAGGCCTTTTCAATCTCGTCAAAAAGGACAAACGAGAGCTTCAGAGTATCTGTGTAGTGTGCCTCCAGCGCTTCCTGGGTGATCAGCGGCTGCGTCTCGCGGTGCCCCAGATAGCCCGGCGGCGAGCCGATCAGCTTGGCGATCTCGTGGCTGTGCTGGAATTCAGCGCAGTCGATCTTCAGAATCGATTGCTGAGTCCCAAACAACACCTCGCCGGTGGCCTCCACCAGCCGCGTTTTTCCCGAACCGGTCGGCCCCAGGAACAGCAGGTTCGCCAGCGGCCGTCCGGCCACCGCCAGGCCGGCCTTATACACCTGATAGATTCTGGCCAGCCGCCGGATGGCGCGGTCCTGGCCGACAACGCGCTTGATCAGCGCCCGCTCAAAGTCTTTTACCTCTGGGCTGTGAAGTGTTGGATCCAGAAGCGTCTGAACTTGAGACATTCCCTTGTCCTCCTGCTCTACATGGGGTAGAGCTGTACCTTTCCCCGGCGCAGTTGATTCAACTTAACGTCCAGTGTGGTGCGAAGAAGCTTCAGACTTGAAGTCAATTGTCCGACCAGTTCGCGGTCATGCGTCATAGCCAGAACTGGCAAATGGAGGTCACCGATATCGAGATGGAGACTGTGAATGCTGGCGAGCAGCTCGTGCAACTGGCGCGAGTCGTTTTCAAAAGGTTGCACCAACTCCTGGGAGGCCTTCTTCCTGATCTCCTTCCAATCAATTTCTACAAAAGGATGCTGGGAATTCACTCCCCGGATCACTTCATCACTGATGTGCGGACGGCGGCCCAGGTTGGCGAGATGGATCTGGCGGACACGACCGGCTTCCCGCACATTATGAACCAGATAATACGAGCGTCCTCTCTTTCTAATAAAGGCCATGGCGTATCTCCACACGCGCCGTAGTGGACACTCTACCACTACGCACTATCTTAGACGCAAGCAAAAAATTATGGTTACACCTATAAGAAATTTTTGTAGTCGAACGGCTTGGTCGGCAGGATTGACGCAGCGGCCGTAATTCCTTGTAGGCCAGCCGGTTAAGCCCTCCGGTCTACAACGCGTGCCACGGGCATCTTTGCCGTGGCGATGATACTTTGGTTCCACAACTTCCGCCCTATTGGGTCGGTTCACATTCACTCACGCGCGGGGATGGCAACGCACTCCTCTACCTGGACAAAACTCTGGCCGGTTAAGCCCCGGCGACCGGCTGTCATCGAATAACGTCCACGGCGACGGTCACTGGCCGATTGAGCCCCGCGGCGCTTCGGCTGGCCAAGAAGTGCTGTCGCAGCAAAGTGAAAAGATCCTATTCCAGCAAAGTAAGAAGTTCCTGTTGGAAACCGGCAAACTGTGGGGATGAAAAAACAACAGGGGCTGTGGATGAATCAAAAAGAGCGGGATCGATTGAAGGTGTTGCACGAAGCAGAAAAGGGACACCTGACGCAGAAGCAGGCGGGGGTGCAATTGAAGCTGAGCGAGCGATGGGTACGGGAGTTGGTGGGGCGGCTGAGGAAGGAGGGGGATGGGGGGATCCTGCACCGGCTGCGGGGGCGGGCGTCGAAGCGGAAGCTGAGCGCGGCGGTACGGGCGAAAGTGGTGCGTCTGGTGAAACGAGAGTATGCCGGCTTTGGGCCGACGCTGGCGGCCGAGTATCTGGGGGAGAAGCACGGGGTGGTGATGAGCAAGGAGAGCGTACGGCAAATCCTGATGGAGGCGGGAGTGTGGAAGCGGAAGCGGCGACGGGTGGAACCGGTGCA
This portion of the Terriglobia bacterium genome encodes:
- the coaE gene encoding dephospho-CoA kinase (Dephospho-CoA kinase (CoaE) performs the final step in coenzyme A biosynthesis.), which codes for MSVSARYFGLTGGIACGKTAVAALLRDLGAYIIDADKIGHEMLLSTSPAFPELIAAFGRGILDSAGRIDRRKLGPLVFADPEQLQQLNRIVHPRIIERIGRLAAEHCQQHPGAVVVVDAALIYETGIPGRFLKTIVAWCRPEQQVERVIAKSGLSPEDAEKRIASQMPADEKCRRADFVIDCSGGLEETRRQVKDLYPVLQQLVRSE
- a CDS encoding DUF1080 domain-containing protein; protein product: MKKSSIVLVAFFATIAVLIGFELRASGQQHKEPIGYEDTPMLPGGKWHVHDGRRPHPPIVTPGSFSSQQTPDQPPSDAIILFDGKDLSKWQSAKGGPAQWTVENGYFEVALGKGDIETEDKFGPIQLHLEWSEPNPPHGESQSRGNSGVYLQGQYEIQVLDSYNNITYADGQTGAVYGQHPPLANACRPPGEWQTYDIAFTPAIFQGGEVAMPAYVTVFQNGVLVQDHTEIWGSTGHRIFPHYKPDVGSTGPLILQDHHNPVRYRNIWIREIKPVA
- a CDS encoding carbohydrate-binding family 9-like protein, with the translated sequence MGSESGEKLAHYTAYRAAGAITVDGRLDEPSWAMAPRSSAFVDIVTGQPAWFETRVSILWDDENIFFGFRADEPNVWATLTERDSKIYEDNDVEVFIAGQDAYYEFEINALNTIYEVFWIWKDQLKPGGKFHGKPDWDPARHKIMEIEGIGGHIHPRGWRYGFLDWDYPGLRHAVHVDGTLNRRDDVDKGWTVELAFPWKGLELLADGRSLPPKDGDIWRIDCSRFQQVNRKGERLEVSPGWTWNKHGYYDSHIPEVFTYVHFSDQVVQEGLK
- the tcmP gene encoding three-Cys-motif partner protein TcmP, whose protein sequence is MLDIRRIKSEYTSFGRSMTSEKKSRRVAGKMNGQEISAADGLPVRSSGVWAEEKLYYLRRYMDIFSNGMKKKWGDKLYYVDLFAGPGRCRVRGSDKEFDGSPLIALNDFDFANYYFFESEPACVGALDARAKTRAPNKLDKWRIIPGDCNDKIEEVKLPSEGLGVAFIDPTGISQIPFETVRKLTVDRKIDLIINFPEGMGIRMNLHQYTDTEMNALTRFVGSERWKTRYPQSTTSFDQVCSEIAKEYLANLESLGYRSLDSDWIPVRTDQMH
- a CDS encoding phage Gp37/Gp68 family protein, producing MSFESSIEWTDATWNPVRGCTKISPGCKHCYAETFAERFRGVKGHPYEQGFDLRLVPEKLGEPLRWRSPKMVFVNSMSDLFQDGVCDEYIVAVAKVMAHANWHTFQVLTKRADRLRELLSTKLRPFASEPHIWWGVSVENRKYGLPRIDHLRSAPAAVRFLSVEPLLEDLGQLNLLDIHWVIVGGESGPGARLMKKEWVLSVRDQCHAARVPFFFKQWGGVRKSAAGRLLQGKIYDEFPGRVVRPVPETHECITLARAIESAYTDTSRLSPTLRRVSM
- a CDS encoding lysophospholipid acyltransferase family protein — translated: MADASEKFVTAVDGAEGSEAREQGDLAENPREFTRWQRFEIFIASWVGFLAVLLIGRTLRWHVEGWEHWEAAKRAGKGIIYTFWHREIFSACWFWRRRGIVVMTSQNFDGEYIARIIGMHGYGASRGSSSRGAGRALAEMAHCLRSGRDAAFTIDGPRGPRFVAKRGSVILSHSTGASILCFHIALKSAYVFRKTWDQTQFPHPFSRAAIFIAPPIVVAEDAGEAEQNRKQQEVQIALDDLRRRGMAWSAAD
- a CDS encoding electron transfer flavoprotein-ubiquinone oxidoreductase, with the protein product MAETERETLETDIVIVGAGPAGLSCALRLAQLIERRNANPSPGPALSPENIYVLEKAAEIGAHCLSGAVLDPRSLRELVPGFETKGAPIESPVTGDAVYFLTGSGRWKLPVNPPFLRNHGNYIVSLNRLTKWLGSLVEAAGISLFPGFAGSEILYDGRRVAGVRTDDKGIDRNGNPKSNFQPGYELRAKVTVFAEGPRGSLAKQLVREAGLDRAANPQAYSLGVKELWQVPAGRVRRGQVIHTAGWPLRARQFGGGFIYALEETVLSLGLVAGLDYEDPRFDVHNSFQQYKTHPFVKSLLEGGELLRYGAKTIPEGGYFSIPITATDGALVIGDAAGFMNAQRLKGIHLAIKTGMLAAETIFEALVRQDCSQAALSKFETKWRESWVHDELWKVRNYRQGFEHGFWPGVLHAGLQMMMGGRGVQARHPLRKDHEHMKRLDQLPPNGPEKIRPDGRLTSDKLSDVYRSGTQHEEDQPCHLKIADFNICNNRCTKEYGNPCQYFCPAAVYEMEENADGSGRHLKINASNCVHCKTCDIADPYEIITWVAPEGGGGPRYDRM
- a CDS encoding tetratricopeptide repeat protein, which gives rise to MDRYTRHQLKQDDFSEKMEALQIFAEEHLKEIIAVTVAVLVVAGAVWLIKSYYARREAAANTELQAAIGTFHAYVGNSQQGALTGAGESYPTADAKYQKALAQFSEVVRKYPRTKAGGYALIQMGVCQSQLGNDATAIKTLQNASKNSNKEIASQARFALAGVLGKTGKAEEAAKIYQDLADHPTTIVPRATALLAMADVYRASQPKRAREIYEQVQQEYGSDTVVADSLKQQLATLPQ
- a CDS encoding AI-2E family transporter; this encodes MDKGLWTGQSGFARVFLLVVLGTVLYFVGRILQPFFPALAWAAILATVFYPVYERVRRFLHRRELASAVCCVLLTVAIILPVLSLLFLMASESVKAYKSLESVIGSGVPAKIAAIHNSSAYQHLEDYLRGLGLPEPDLGATAMRAVQAASKFLVEHSAAVLSGFMNFLVQLFVMLFGLYYLFLRGPQILRELRGLVPFRPEYEERIIQKFTGVVHATFTGSLAVALIQGALGGLGFLVFGISSPLLWGATMALMSLVPVVGTALIWGPVVIFYLVTGSFVKGLLMLVVFGVAIGSVDNILKPILIQRGMEIHTFWVFVSVIGGLSVFGFLGLVLGPFLFTILVSLLEIYKVEFGSVAIEKSPS